One Thermococcus eurythermalis DNA segment encodes these proteins:
- a CDS encoding translation initiation factor IF-2 subunit beta, giving the protein MSENIDFYDFEKLLDKAYEELPENIKSHKSRFEVPAAVVTIAGNRTIIENFVDIAEAMNRDPNHLLKFILREVATAGTLEGRRVILQGRFTPYLIGNKMKKYLKEYVICPVCGSPDTKILKKGRFHFLKCEACGAETPIQHL; this is encoded by the coding sequence ATGAGTGAGAACATTGACTTTTACGACTTTGAGAAGCTCCTCGATAAGGCTTATGAGGAGTTGCCCGAGAACATAAAGTCCCACAAGTCCCGTTTCGAGGTGCCTGCGGCAGTTGTCACGATTGCCGGTAACAGAACCATCATTGAGAACTTCGTTGACATAGCGGAAGCGATGAACCGCGACCCGAACCACCTGCTCAAGTTCATTCTGCGCGAGGTGGCTACGGCTGGAACCCTCGAGGGCAGGCGCGTAATCCTCCAGGGGCGCTTTACACCGTACCTCATAGGCAACAAGATGAAGAAGTACCTCAAGGAGTACGTCATCTGTCCTGTCTGTGGCTCGCCTGACACCAAGATACTCAAGAAGGGCCGCTTCCACTTCCTCAAGTGTGAAGCATGTGGTGCCGAGACGCCTATCCAGCACCTCTGA